In Candidatus Afararchaeum irisae, a genomic segment contains:
- a CDS encoding AarF/ABC1/UbiB kinase family protein: protein MLRFYWRFVRVVFQFLPLAVEYLRDRRKYILFGASREVSPETQRRRARRLLDSFITLGPAYIKVGQILSTRPDVVPMEYIDVLTELQDTVPPAPYERASHVVEEDIGDPHEVFEEFDEEAISGASLGQVHTAEYKGDKVAVKVRRPNVEEIVNTDLRVIGVLLPFIKPFVSEARAYSLQNMADEFSRIIHEEMDYEREAMMLSEIRSNFSENPEVVIPEVYDELSTDRILTLEYVDGAKITEVDQLEAMGVDPSRVARDLEKTYLKMALVDGVFHGDPHPGNLAVDEEGRIVIYDFGMSGRIDSAMQSKIVDFYISVADRDPEGIVDSLIDLGTLDPDVNKETMISIIELVIKDLEGEEIDEWRVQEIIGEVEGTIYEFPFRLPPNMALIMRVATVVEGVCLQLDPDFNFIDVATEFLTEKGFREEGVRRFADEIRGDIQDTFRATVNTPVKLENALDKIERNSLEVRTDLRDSAGHFESLGRRLSLSILTGASIIGGAILSTVDLLYGGLMFVLSAVFLFLLVLSFRKTKGLSAKPQFTRQEMRKK from the coding sequence GTGCTACGTTTCTACTGGAGATTTGTCAGGGTCGTCTTTCAGTTTCTGCCTCTCGCCGTCGAGTACCTCCGTGACAGGAGGAAGTACATACTCTTCGGTGCTTCGAGGGAGGTCAGTCCCGAGACTCAGCGCAGGAGAGCGCGCAGACTCCTCGACTCCTTCATAACACTCGGACCCGCCTACATAAAGGTCGGACAGATACTCTCGACACGTCCCGATGTCGTCCCTATGGAGTACATAGACGTCCTCACCGAGCTTCAGGACACCGTACCCCCGGCTCCCTACGAGAGGGCGAGCCACGTCGTCGAGGAAGACATCGGCGATCCCCACGAGGTCTTCGAGGAGTTCGATGAGGAGGCTATCTCGGGAGCGTCGCTCGGACAGGTACATACCGCCGAGTACAAAGGTGATAAGGTCGCCGTCAAGGTCAGACGTCCCAACGTCGAGGAGATAGTAAACACAGACCTCCGTGTCATAGGCGTCCTCCTGCCTTTTATAAAGCCGTTCGTCTCCGAGGCTCGCGCCTACTCGTTACAGAACATGGCTGACGAGTTCTCACGTATAATACACGAGGAGATGGACTACGAGAGGGAGGCTATGATGCTCTCCGAGATAAGGTCTAACTTCTCCGAGAACCCCGAGGTGGTCATACCCGAGGTCTACGACGAACTCTCGACCGACCGTATACTCACGCTTGAGTACGTCGACGGCGCTAAGATCACAGAGGTCGACCAACTCGAAGCGATGGGGGTCGACCCGTCACGTGTCGCGCGTGACCTCGAAAAGACGTATCTCAAGATGGCACTCGTCGACGGAGTCTTCCACGGCGACCCACATCCCGGAAACCTCGCCGTCGACGAAGAGGGACGTATAGTTATCTATGACTTCGGGATGAGCGGACGTATCGACTCGGCGATGCAGTCGAAGATAGTCGACTTCTACATATCGGTAGCCGACAGAGACCCCGAAGGAATCGTAGACTCCCTCATAGACCTCGGGACTCTCGATCCCGACGTCAACAAGGAGACGATGATAAGCATCATAGAGCTCGTCATAAAAGACCTCGAAGGCGAGGAGATAGACGAGTGGCGAGTCCAGGAGATCATAGGAGAGGTCGAGGGTACTATATACGAGTTCCCGTTCCGTCTCCCTCCCAACATGGCGCTCATAATGAGGGTCGCGACGGTAGTCGAGGGGGTCTGTCTCCAGCTAGATCCCGACTTCAACTTCATAGACGTAGCCACCGAGTTCCTGACTGAGAAAGGATTCAGGGAGGAAGGGGTTAGGAGGTTTGCCGACGAGATAAGGGGCGACATACAGGACACCTTCCGTGCGACGGTCAACACACCCGTTAAGCTCGAAAACGCTCTCGACAAGATAGAGAGGAACTCACTCGAAGTACGTACGGATCTGAGGGACTCGGCGGGACATTTCGAGAGCCTCGGTAGACGTCTCTCGCTGTCGATACTCACAGGGGCGTCTATAATCGGCGGAGCTATACTCTCGACAGTCGATCTACTCTACGGCGGTCTGATGTTCGTCCTGAGCGCGGTCTTCCTCTTCCTTCTCGTGCTGTCTTTCAGAAAGACGAAGGGACTCTCGGCGAAGCCCCAGTTCACGAGACAGGAGATGCGGAAGAAGTAG
- a CDS encoding Hsp20/alpha crystallin family protein, translating to MFEESIRHRIEEEGSEIMRALDEKKPLSADVLESSDEVMVLVDLPGCDKETIDLNFERGVLRIEAVREKPLEEGFRYVRETRNDLFEGKVPIPTKVVADEASATYDNGLLEVRLPKKTKDIEIE from the coding sequence ATGTTCGAGGAAAGCATCCGTCACCGCATAGAGGAGGAAGGGTCGGAGATAATGAGGGCTCTCGACGAAAAGAAGCCGCTTTCGGCTGACGTTCTCGAAAGCTCCGACGAGGTGATGGTACTCGTCGACCTACCCGGCTGTGACAAGGAGACTATAGACCTCAACTTTGAGAGAGGAGTCCTGAGGATAGAGGCGGTACGTGAGAAGCCTCTCGAAGAGGGATTCAGGTACGTCAGAGAGACGAGGAACGACCTCTTCGAGGGTAAGGTTCCGATACCCACTAAGGTCGTAGCCGACGAGGCGTCAGCGACCTACGACAACGGTCTCCTAGAGGTCAGGCTCCCTAAGAAGACGAAGGACATAGAGATAGAGTAG
- a CDS encoding type 1 glutamine amidotransferase translates to MFLILDSHTSNMKLGLLSVSHNPEYTHDNFERIFAENGDGVDIEDTEMEIYDVRSLELPDHDGIDAGVVTGSKASVYDGDDHDFVEPLADWIREADDTDLPCLGVCYGHQAIADALGGEIEPLSYDDVSGGVELGYRDVEHTGDPMFDGVPRDFVSFQSHGDYVSELPDGAEATATNDVCVQALRSGSLWSVQFHPEVGTDYARKLITEKELSEEVRHDALDTVTQENYEESLKSRRVFENFVDMVKQRV, encoded by the coding sequence ATGTTCTTGATACTCGACTCCCATACGTCGAACATGAAACTGGGTCTCCTCAGCGTCTCACACAACCCCGAGTACACCCACGACAACTTCGAGAGGATCTTCGCCGAGAACGGAGACGGAGTAGATATCGAAGATACCGAGATGGAGATATACGACGTACGTAGCCTCGAACTCCCTGACCACGACGGGATAGACGCGGGAGTCGTCACGGGGTCGAAGGCGAGCGTCTACGACGGTGACGACCACGACTTCGTGGAGCCACTCGCCGACTGGATACGAGAAGCCGACGACACCGATCTGCCGTGTCTCGGCGTCTGTTACGGACACCAGGCAATAGCCGACGCCCTCGGAGGAGAGATCGAACCCCTCTCCTACGACGATGTCTCGGGAGGCGTCGAACTCGGTTACCGCGACGTCGAACACACTGGCGACCCTATGTTCGACGGCGTGCCTCGGGACTTCGTCTCTTTCCAGAGCCACGGCGACTACGTCTCCGAACTCCCCGACGGAGCCGAAGCCACCGCGACAAACGACGTCTGTGTCCAGGCACTCAGGTCGGGGTCGCTGTGGTCGGTACAGTTCCATCCCGAGGTCGGCACCGACTACGCTCGGAAGCTCATAACTGAGAAGGAGCTTTCGGAGGAGGTCAGACACGACGCTCTCGACACCGTGACACAGGAGAACTACGAAGAGTCCCTAAAGTCTCGCCGTGTCTTCGAGAACTTCGTGGATATGGTTAAGCAAAGAGTTTAG
- a CDS encoding transposase has product MVQTLQQNLRGLSADEYEVLRSLSHLSKNLYNKTLYEVRQHYFDNGEYLNYYDAYDQLKTNWNYEVLPSQVAQQTMKQVDRGFKSFFNLVEKKRENKYDADVSPPSYLPKDGFYTLEYPSQSFQVKDDHIRLGIPRAYRDEFDRDLTEIQIPFTYEGVQETNVKRVQILPRADAQYFEYRVLYEQDVEEVETIDGSWLGIDLGVDNLATCVDHRGHSFIVDGRHLKSQNRWFNKRIAQYQSIKDKQGIDGTTRRIERLHQKRRYVVNDYLNKTVRTITDYCIENRIETVYVGDGKGWKQNVNLGDRTNQNFVQIPFDRFKQKLKHKLDARGITFELVPESHTSKCSFYDEESVEHHDEYVGERVERGLFEASDGTRYNADVNGAVNMARKATGKPNSDLFKSEEGVERAVDAPRRISLSDMEEPSTEAPASRSVRKSLISEPSNS; this is encoded by the coding sequence ATGGTTCAGACGCTCCAGCAAAACCTCCGTGGGCTATCTGCCGACGAGTACGAGGTACTGCGGAGCCTGAGCCATCTCTCGAAAAACCTCTACAACAAAACGCTCTACGAAGTCCGACAACACTACTTCGACAACGGCGAGTACCTCAACTACTACGACGCCTACGACCAGTTGAAAACCAACTGGAACTACGAAGTACTCCCAAGCCAAGTCGCCCAACAGACAATGAAGCAGGTCGATAGAGGGTTCAAGTCCTTTTTCAACCTCGTAGAGAAGAAACGAGAAAACAAGTACGACGCCGACGTGAGTCCTCCGTCGTATCTGCCGAAAGACGGATTCTACACGCTCGAATACCCGTCACAGTCGTTTCAGGTCAAAGACGACCACATTCGACTCGGTATCCCGCGAGCATACCGTGACGAGTTCGACCGTGACCTGACCGAGATTCAAATCCCATTCACTTATGAGGGAGTACAAGAAACGAACGTCAAGCGTGTGCAAATCCTACCACGGGCTGATGCACAGTACTTCGAGTACCGCGTGCTGTATGAGCAAGATGTAGAGGAAGTCGAGACGATTGATGGGTCGTGGCTCGGTATTGACCTTGGCGTGGACAATCTGGCGACGTGTGTGGACCATCGAGGCCACTCGTTCATCGTGGACGGTCGGCACCTCAAATCTCAAAATCGATGGTTCAACAAGCGCATCGCCCAGTACCAGTCCATCAAGGACAAGCAAGGTATCGACGGCACGACTCGTCGTATCGAACGACTGCACCAGAAGCGTCGGTACGTCGTCAACGACTATCTTAACAAGACGGTTCGTACCATCACCGACTACTGTATCGAAAACCGTATCGAGACGGTGTACGTCGGTGACGGGAAGGGCTGGAAGCAGAACGTGAACCTCGGAGATAGGACGAACCAGAATTTCGTCCAGATTCCGTTCGACAGGTTCAAACAGAAACTCAAGCACAAACTCGACGCTCGTGGTATCACATTCGAGTTAGTGCCCGAATCACATACGTCGAAGTGTTCGTTCTACGACGAGGAATCCGTCGAACACCATGACGAGTACGTTGGTGAACGTGTCGAGCGTGGACTGTTCGAGGCATCGGATGGAACGCGCTATAATGCCGACGTAAACGGTGCGGTCAACATGGCTCGAAAAGCCACAGGTAAGCCCAATTCGGACTTGTTCAAGTCTGAGGAGGGTGTAGAGCGGGCTGTGGACGCCCCGCGTCGAATAAGCCTCTCGGATATGGAGGAACCTTCGACGGAAGCCCCTGCCTCAAGGAGCGTTCGGAAATCTCTGATTTCCGAGCCATCAAACTCGTAG
- the bcp gene encoding thioredoxin-dependent thiol peroxidase, protein MQEGDTPPDFSLENQDGEEVSLSEYEGRKVVLYFYPRADTPGCTTEACGFKDVYDDIEDENAVVLGVSDDPIDDLKKFEEKYDLPFDLLSDESGEVATEYDAYGEKKMFGNSFDGVFRKTYVIDEEGKVEKIYDDVSPEEHAEEILEVIR, encoded by the coding sequence ATGCAAGAAGGAGACACACCACCCGACTTCAGCTTAGAGAACCAGGACGGCGAGGAAGTCAGCCTCTCGGAGTACGAGGGAAGAAAGGTCGTCCTCTACTTCTATCCGCGCGCCGACACGCCGGGCTGTACGACTGAGGCTTGCGGCTTCAAGGACGTATACGACGACATAGAAGACGAGAACGCCGTGGTATTAGGTGTCAGCGACGACCCCATCGACGACCTCAAGAAGTTCGAGGAGAAGTACGACCTCCCGTTCGACCTCCTGAGCGACGAGTCGGGCGAGGTCGCGACGGAGTACGACGCCTACGGTGAGAAGAAGATGTTCGGCAACAGCTTCGACGGCGTCTTCAGGAAGACCTACGTCATAGACGAGGAAGGAAAAGTAGAGAAGATATACGACGACGTGTCGCCTGAGGAACACGCCGAGGAGATACTCGAAGTTATTCGATGA
- the accC gene encoding acetyl-CoA carboxylase biotin carboxylase subunit, which yields MTQFDKVLVANRGEIAIRVLRACRELDIDTVAVYSEVDKEARHVDYADEAYNIGPEAASESYLNQDNIFEVAHEADVDAIHPGYGFLAENADFAERCRDEGIIFIGPPSNAMDIMASKTKAREKMKEAGVPPVPGTTDPAESVEEVKEFGDEYGYPIAIKAAAGGGGKGLRIAHDEEEAEDAYEGAKREGRAYFDDETVYLERYLENPRHIEVQVLSDKHGNHLHLGERDCSIQREHQKIVEETPSLAITDEEREELGQTAIDAAEAVDYTSAGTVEFLYEDGDFYFLEMNTRIQVEHTVTEMVTGIDIVKWQIRIAQGEEIDFDQEDVEIDGASIECRINAEDPSRDFAPTPGKVTNYHAPGGYGVRMDSALYNGYEIVGSYDSMVGKLISWGEDRDEAIKRMRRGLWELRVDGVTTNVPFLELILHDSTFVAGNVTTNYFDEHIDQEDIERAMEELDVIDVVQDEEEGVVVQREFKAEVNGKLFNINLAEIGAGDIDEQKEKQEKKKKKRAEREKREAETEAGEVVSAEMQGTIVEVNVEEGDEVEEGDVICVLEAMKMENDIITNTAGTVQEIAVEEDQDIDMDDLIAVIE from the coding sequence ATGACACAGTTTGACAAGGTTCTGGTCGCGAACAGAGGAGAGATCGCAATAAGGGTTCTGAGAGCATGTAGGGAGCTAGACATAGACACCGTCGCAGTCTACTCGGAAGTCGACAAGGAGGCGAGACACGTTGACTACGCCGATGAGGCGTACAACATAGGTCCCGAGGCAGCGAGCGAGTCGTACCTCAATCAGGATAACATATTCGAGGTCGCACACGAGGCTGACGTCGACGCTATACATCCCGGATACGGATTCCTCGCCGAGAACGCTGACTTCGCCGAGAGATGCCGTGACGAGGGGATTATCTTCATAGGTCCTCCCTCGAACGCGATGGACATAATGGCGTCTAAGACGAAGGCGCGTGAGAAGATGAAGGAGGCGGGCGTTCCGCCCGTGCCCGGTACGACAGACCCCGCCGAGTCGGTCGAGGAGGTCAAGGAGTTCGGCGACGAGTACGGCTACCCTATCGCGATAAAAGCCGCAGCGGGAGGGGGAGGGAAGGGTCTACGTATTGCACACGACGAGGAAGAGGCGGAGGACGCCTACGAGGGCGCTAAACGTGAGGGTCGAGCCTACTTCGACGACGAGACAGTCTACCTAGAGAGGTACCTCGAGAACCCGAGACACATAGAGGTACAGGTTCTCTCCGACAAACACGGAAACCACCTCCATCTCGGAGAACGTGACTGTTCGATACAGAGGGAGCACCAGAAGATAGTCGAGGAGACGCCGTCGCTCGCGATAACTGACGAGGAGCGCGAGGAGCTCGGACAGACCGCTATAGACGCCGCCGAAGCGGTCGACTACACGAGTGCGGGAACCGTCGAGTTCCTGTATGAGGACGGCGACTTCTACTTCCTCGAGATGAACACGAGGATACAGGTCGAGCATACCGTGACCGAGATGGTGACGGGTATAGACATCGTCAAGTGGCAGATCCGTATCGCCCAGGGCGAGGAGATCGACTTCGACCAGGAAGACGTCGAGATAGACGGAGCCTCGATAGAGTGCAGGATAAACGCCGAGGATCCCTCACGCGACTTCGCTCCGACGCCGGGTAAGGTCACCAACTACCACGCACCCGGTGGATACGGCGTACGTATGGACTCGGCTCTCTACAACGGCTACGAGATCGTCGGGTCGTACGACTCGATGGTCGGAAAGCTCATCTCGTGGGGCGAGGACAGGGACGAGGCTATAAAGAGAATGAGACGTGGACTCTGGGAGCTACGTGTCGACGGCGTCACGACGAACGTGCCTTTCCTAGAGCTCATACTCCACGACTCGACCTTCGTCGCCGGAAATGTCACGACCAACTACTTCGACGAGCATATCGATCAGGAGGACATCGAGAGAGCGATGGAGGAGCTCGATGTCATAGACGTCGTCCAGGATGAGGAAGAGGGCGTCGTCGTCCAGCGCGAGTTCAAGGCTGAGGTCAACGGCAAGCTCTTTAACATAAACCTCGCCGAGATAGGAGCGGGAGACATAGACGAGCAGAAGGAGAAACAGGAGAAGAAGAAGAAGAAACGTGCCGAGCGCGAGAAGAGGGAAGCCGAGACAGAGGCAGGCGAGGTCGTCTCCGCCGAGATGCAGGGCACCATCGTCGAGGTCAACGTCGAAGAGGGCGATGAGGTCGAAGAGGGCGACGTCATCTGTGTCCTCGAAGCCATGAAGATGGAGAACGACATAATCACCAACACCGCAGGAACGGTTCAGGAGATAGCAGTCGAGGAGGATCAGGACATCGACATGGACGACCTGATCGCAGTCATCGAATAA
- a CDS encoding RNA methyltransferase yields the protein MRVTLLIPASLTSETESGRRKAYKVGEIARAASVFRCDEVVVFDDDPDEADEISLLLEYAVTPPYLRKHVFERREELRYAGVMPPLQIPPHTVSRSDSERSRDVSQYRYRQGVVSKIGSDGRVRVNCGLQHPVALRTTQDVREGERVTLRIHSREPLRAEIVDEEEVPDYWGYEVTRSSLVDWIDDTDGTVVATSRKGETVDLDEIRSTEETRKRDGDENEIGVVFGAPGRGVHSILREYYSVDQPSESFDLTVNTVPDQGTRTVRTEEAVFSSLAVLNIARVQDKTKTRRT from the coding sequence ATGCGAGTTACGTTACTGATCCCGGCGTCTCTGACATCCGAGACCGAAAGCGGACGCAGGAAAGCCTACAAGGTGGGCGAGATCGCGCGCGCTGCCTCGGTCTTCCGGTGTGACGAGGTGGTCGTCTTCGACGACGACCCCGACGAGGCGGACGAGATCAGTCTACTCCTCGAATACGCGGTGACGCCCCCCTATCTGAGGAAACACGTCTTCGAAAGGCGTGAAGAGCTCAGGTACGCGGGCGTCATGCCGCCGCTTCAGATACCGCCGCATACAGTCTCGCGTTCCGACAGCGAACGCAGTCGTGATGTAAGCCAGTACAGGTACAGACAGGGCGTAGTGAGTAAGATCGGCTCTGACGGACGCGTACGGGTCAATTGCGGACTGCAACACCCGGTCGCTCTACGTACGACGCAAGACGTACGTGAGGGCGAACGCGTTACCCTCAGAATACATTCGAGAGAGCCTCTGAGAGCCGAGATAGTCGACGAGGAAGAAGTCCCCGACTACTGGGGATACGAGGTCACTAGATCCTCGCTCGTCGACTGGATCGACGACACCGACGGCACAGTAGTAGCCACGTCTCGTAAAGGAGAGACAGTAGACTTGGACGAGATCCGTAGTACAGAAGAGACCCGGAAACGAGACGGTGACGAGAACGAGATAGGTGTCGTCTTCGGAGCACCCGGACGAGGTGTCCACAGTATTCTGAGGGAGTACTACTCCGTCGACCAGCCGTCCGAAAGCTTCGACCTGACAGTCAACACAGTACCCGATCAGGGTACACGTACGGTGAGAACCGAGGAGGCGGTCTTCTCGTCACTCGCCGTGCTCAACATAGCAAGAGTGCAAGACAAGACGAAGACAAGGAGGACTTAA
- the rpl3p gene encoding 50S ribosomal protein L3, whose amino-acid sequence MPTPSKPRRGSKGFGPRKRAESEVPNFRSWPESDTTELQGFAGYKAGMTHVLMVNDKPDSPREGMTESVPVTILETPPIKVGAVRAYRDTPYGKRPLTEVWTDSFDGNDGIDRTLNVPEGHDPESAEEKIRDSIDEVSEIRAITYTLPNLANVPRRTPDVMETRIGGGSVEDRLEHGLELLGDEVRADEIHRNGEFLDVSSITKGKGTQGPVKRWGVQLRKGKHARQGYKRRIGNLGPWHPSRVRSTVPQQGQTGYHQRTEVNKRLLSTGDDGDEVTPEGGITDYGEVKSGYMLVKGSVPGPKKRLVRTRKPVRPKGENRYDPEIEYISR is encoded by the coding sequence ATGCCTACTCCATCAAAACCAAGACGCGGATCCAAGGGATTCGGTCCCAGAAAGAGAGCGGAGTCGGAGGTTCCGAACTTCCGCTCGTGGCCCGAATCCGACACGACGGAGCTACAGGGCTTCGCGGGATACAAGGCGGGCATGACCCACGTTCTAATGGTCAACGACAAGCCCGACTCTCCCCGTGAAGGTATGACGGAGAGTGTGCCGGTTACTATACTCGAAACGCCCCCGATCAAGGTCGGAGCCGTAAGGGCGTACCGCGACACACCGTACGGAAAGCGTCCGCTCACAGAAGTCTGGACGGACAGCTTCGACGGAAACGACGGAATAGACCGCACTCTCAACGTGCCCGAGGGGCACGACCCCGAGAGTGCTGAGGAGAAGATAAGAGACTCAATCGACGAGGTCTCTGAGATAAGAGCGATAACCTACACCTTACCCAACCTCGCCAACGTCCCGAGAAGGACACCCGACGTAATGGAGACACGTATCGGAGGCGGCTCGGTCGAAGACCGTCTCGAACACGGTCTCGAACTCCTCGGAGACGAGGTCAGAGCCGACGAGATACACAGGAACGGAGAGTTCCTCGATGTCTCCTCGATCACGAAGGGTAAGGGTACACAGGGTCCCGTAAAACGCTGGGGAGTCCAGCTTAGAAAGGGCAAACACGCCCGACAGGGATACAAGCGCAGAATAGGTAACCTCGGTCCGTGGCATCCGTCACGTGTACGTTCGACGGTTCCTCAGCAGGGGCAGACGGGATACCACCAGAGGACGGAGGTCAACAAACGCCTCCTCTCGACCGGAGACGACGGAGACGAGGTGACTCCCGAGGGCGGTATCACCGACTACGGAGAGGTCAAGTCGGGCTACATGCTCGTCAAGGGCAGTGTCCCGGGACCCAAGAAACGTCTCGTGAGGACACGTAAGCCCGTGCGTCCGAAGGGCGAGAACAGATACGATCCCGAGATCGAGTACATAAGCAGGTGA
- the rpl4p gene encoding 50S ribosomal protein L4, which produces MEADVYTVDGEKNETVDLPDAFEEEYRPDIIRRAFHSAEANAKQPYGADPFAGKRTSAESWGKGRGAAQVPRVKNSNTAARSPHVVGGRRAHPPKAEKNIGEDINDKERKKAVRSAVAATADTEVVAERGHEFDESLDLPVVLDAGFEDLVKTQEVVDVLKEIGLYDDIERADDRKVRAGQGTTRGRKYRRPKSILFVTAKNDYKASRNLAGADVVSAEDVDVRDLAPGGVGGRLTVWTEKALEVLDER; this is translated from the coding sequence ATGGAAGCAGACGTATACACAGTAGACGGAGAAAAGAACGAGACGGTCGATCTCCCCGACGCGTTCGAGGAGGAGTACCGTCCCGACATCATAAGAAGAGCTTTCCACTCAGCCGAGGCGAACGCGAAACAGCCCTACGGTGCAGACCCATTCGCCGGGAAGAGGACGAGTGCCGAGTCGTGGGGTAAGGGAAGAGGAGCCGCACAGGTTCCCAGAGTGAAGAACTCGAACACAGCAGCGCGTTCACCCCACGTCGTAGGCGGAAGACGCGCACACCCCCCTAAGGCTGAGAAGAATATCGGCGAGGACATCAACGACAAGGAGAGGAAGAAGGCTGTCAGAAGTGCCGTAGCCGCGACGGCTGACACCGAAGTCGTCGCCGAGAGAGGACACGAATTCGACGAGAGCCTCGATCTTCCCGTCGTTCTCGATGCAGGGTTCGAGGATCTCGTGAAGACACAGGAAGTCGTCGACGTTCTCAAGGAGATCGGTCTCTACGACGACATAGAGAGAGCCGACGACAGGAAGGTACGTGCGGGACAGGGTACGACGAGAGGCAGGAAGTACCGCAGACCCAAGAGTATTCTCTTCGTGACGGCGAAGAACGACTACAAGGCGTCGAGAAACCTCGCAGGTGCCGACGTCGTCTCCGCCGAGGACGTCGACGTCAGAGACCTCGCACCCGGGGGCGTCGGAGGAAGACTCACGGTCTGGACAGAGAAAGCACTCGAGGTGCTAGACGAAAGATGA
- a CDS encoding 50S ribosomal protein L23, translating to MSVIVRPHITEKAMDQMDFENKMQFIVDIDAAKPEISEAIESAYDVDVADVNTQITMEGEKKATVRFVEEEAAQDLASRMGAF from the coding sequence ATGAGCGTCATAGTCAGACCCCATATCACGGAGAAGGCGATGGATCAGATGGACTTCGAGAACAAGATGCAGTTCATAGTCGACATAGACGCCGCAAAGCCCGAGATATCCGAGGCGATAGAGTCGGCGTACGACGTCGATGTCGCTGACGTCAACACACAGATAACCATGGAAGGCGAGAAGAAGGCGACTGTGAGGTTCGTCGAGGAGGAAGCCGCACAGGATCTCGCTTCGAGAATGGGAGCGTTCTAA
- a CDS encoding 50S ribosomal protein L2 — MGKPIRQQKAGKGSPTYRAPSHRYKAKTEHKETGDEETMVGEIIELEHDPARSAPVARVEYEDGDVRHVLVPEGVGVGDVIEAGVSADIEPGNTLPLAEIPEGVPVCNLEIKPGDGGKIARSSGTGASIIAHEKGGTVVQLPSGELRQFNPKCRATVGIVAGGGRLEKPMLKAGNKHHKMKSRGGKWPKVRGVAMNAIDHPFGGGGRQHPGRPKSISPNAPPGRKVGDIGSRRTGN; from the coding sequence ATGGGAAAACCAATCAGACAGCAGAAGGCAGGAAAAGGAAGCCCGACTTACAGGGCACCCAGTCACCGTTACAAGGCTAAGACCGAGCACAAGGAGACGGGCGACGAAGAGACGATGGTCGGCGAGATCATCGAGCTCGAACACGACCCCGCGAGGTCGGCACCCGTCGCACGTGTCGAGTACGAGGACGGAGACGTACGTCACGTTCTCGTCCCCGAGGGAGTCGGTGTCGGCGACGTGATAGAGGCGGGAGTCTCGGCTGACATAGAGCCGGGCAACACGCTTCCACTCGCCGAGATACCCGAGGGAGTTCCGGTCTGCAACCTGGAGATAAAGCCGGGTGACGGAGGTAAGATAGCACGGTCGTCGGGAACCGGCGCGTCTATCATAGCCCACGAGAAGGGCGGAACAGTAGTACAGCTACCCAGCGGAGAGCTCAGGCAGTTCAACCCCAAGTGCAGGGCGACAGTCGGTATAGTCGCAGGCGGAGGAAGGCTTGAGAAGCCGATGCTCAAGGCTGGTAACAAACACCACAAGATGAAGTCACGCGGAGGAAAGTGGCCTAAGGTGCGTGGTGTCGCCATGAACGCGATAGACCATCCGTTCGGTGGTGGAGGAAGACAGCATCCTGGAAGACCCAAGTCGATCAGTCCTAACGCACCGCCCGGAAGGAAGGTCGGTGACATAGGAAGCAGGAGAACAGGAAACTAA
- a CDS encoding 30S ribosomal protein S19, whose product MSESELPSREGEFQYRGYSLEELQEMDLDELKEIMPARIRRTLERGLGEEREKLLERVRDGDDEIRTHLRDMPILPEMANTTFMVYNGEEFARVDVEPEMIGHYLGEFEMTRKDVEHGQAGLGATRSSKFVPLK is encoded by the coding sequence ATGTCAGAGTCAGAGCTACCAAGCAGAGAAGGAGAGTTCCAGTACAGGGGCTACAGCCTCGAAGAGCTCCAGGAGATGGATCTCGATGAGCTCAAGGAGATAATGCCCGCGAGGATACGCAGGACTCTCGAAAGAGGACTCGGAGAGGAGCGCGAGAAGCTCCTCGAACGCGTACGTGACGGAGACGACGAGATACGTACACATCTCAGGGACATGCCCATACTCCCCGAGATGGCGAACACGACCTTCATGGTCTACAACGGAGAGGAGTTCGCACGTGTCGACGTCGAGCCCGAGATGATAGGGCATTACCTCGGAGAGTTCGAGATGACGAGGAAGGACGTAGAGCACGGACAGGCGGGACTCGGAGCCACGCGCTCGTCGAAGTTCGTACCCCTCAAGTGA